Genomic window (Cryptococcus deuterogattii R265 chromosome 7, complete sequence):
TCCCGCTGGCCCCATTCTGATACGTTGTTCGCTGGTATGCCCGAATCATCGGACGGTGTAGCTTGTAGTTTACTTAAACGGTGTTTGACCATGTCAGTCTTGGAAAGACTGGGATTTAAGTGGCGATGTCGATcttggaggagaagatagaGGGATTCGAAGCTTTCGGGAGGCCTTACGGCCTGGAATGACATCAGCAAAGCCTTATCTAGCAGAGAGATCGGATACGTACCCCATTCTTGGGATGGAGAACAGGGGAATTTGCGAATTGAGAATATTTGAATAACTTTTCCAAAAGATGCTCGCACTGCTTGTAtaaatcatcttccaattCCTCGGTACTTCTCGCCATGCCATCGGATTCTAATTGTGATCTATCGACAACGCGCAATTCCTGACAGCGATCGACATTAGACTCCTGACTGACTGTAGCAAGAGGTGACCGTCTTTTAGGCTTATTCAACCTAGAGGTCATTCCTCTAATGGCTGGATGAGTGAGAGGCAGGTGCGCATCAGTAGATGCATGCGACATCAAGGAAGGGGATTTTGGGTGGAGATAGTGTACAGATATCCGTGTTCTCACTTcagttccttcttcacaaCTGTCATCAATATTACTGGAATCCCATAAAAAAGCTATGTGATTGACTTGAGGATAGTAATATGGGATTTGTTCTATCGAGTTGACCTCTGGGGTGAATATCACTAGTCCAAAATCGTTTTGCGTAGTAATATCGCTGTTCTCCTGAGGTGCAATTTCCGGGTGTCCCGAAAAGCGGTAGATAGAGCTAGTCTGGTCCAGTTTGATATACCTCTGAGGCTGGTTGGGCACCAGTCTGGTGCGTATACGCTCCACCAATTCTAAGCCGGGAATTGCCGCTTTGactccatcttctgcgCCTTTGGAAAACCTATCTGTCATTGAAGACTGATGTAAAGGCAGAATATCGCCTCGTAAAACTACCTGAAAAAGCTTCTCTGGGTGCAGCGAAAGCGTCTTGAGTGTCGAGATGAACACTGACAATGAAAAATCGCAGGGCGCGGAGACGAGTCGGGTCCAGCGGCTGTCCGAGTTTGACAAGGGTGATTGTGTCGAAGAGAAATGCCTCGTGGTGTTGATCTCCGACCATTGAGAGCCCTTTGGGGCAACCATCATAGCATTGGGATTGTCGCACACCGTTCTGCAGCTTGAGCTGTCGAGAGCCGTCGCGAAAGTAGGTGAATTGCAAAGTGGTTTGGTAGACCGAGCGAAGAAACCCGAGAAGGACCCACGCCCTTCTTCGGGCTTAATTATTTTGCGCGCGTAATGGTTATCATGCATACGTAAACGCTTTTCCGGAAAAATGAAGCagattttgattttttaGAGAACCTCGGTCATTTCCGAAGTCGGTCATCTCCGAAAAGGCTATCTGAAAATAGCATCATCATACAGCATCCCTTAAAAAACTGACTTCTTACTCCTATATTTCGGATGTCACATTTGCCTCTATACAATATATAAGCGTCTGGTATGGGTCCTTGAGTATTCATTGGAACATCTGGACACGAAATGGGAGAACAATCACAAATACCACCAAGTACAAACCAAGCCGACTCTGGCGACAACAACAGACTTCAGTCGTCCGACACAAGCAGCGAAGGGGAAACTTTGCGGAATGAGCTACACAACAAGATACAGTATGGCGAAAAGGTagctgaagaggagagaaacCATACCAATGAAAGCACCCTTGCCCATCCAGATCTTATCACCGATAACATGGAATCAGCACCTTCATCCTGTCCTGAACATCAGCTACAGAACTCGCAAGATGCTCTCAGTCCCCAACCGAGCAAAGTACACAATTCTCCATCAACACCAtttgctcctcttcaacctaCACTTTCCCGACGTCCTTACTCTGCCTTTCCCAAATCCACTAAGCTTCTATTGGTTGTTTTAGGCGGTATTGCTGCCATCttttctcccatctcctccaacaTCTTTGTTCCAGCTATCCCCACTCTGGCCGAAGCTTTCAACCGATCAGAGTCTGATATATCCCAAGCGGTCACTGTCTACCTAGTGTTCCAGGCTATTACACCTTCATTCTTCGGATCTATGTCTGATTCCTTTGGCAGACGACCTTTATATATCGGCACACTCATTGTTTACCTCGGCGCCAATATCGGTCTGGCACTGATGCCTACAACCAAATACTGGCTTCTACTCGTATTACGAGCACTACAATCAACGGGTGGGAGTGCAGTTATCAGTATCGGATATGGCTGTATTTCAGATGTGGCGGAGCCGAGAGAGAGGGGCAAGTATGCCGCTGCATTCCAGATGGGTGCGATGGCAGGCCCTGCATTTGGTAAGTCTAACGTATTCTCTCCTCACGTTGCAAGTAATCATTAACACAGAACGCCAGGTCCATTAATTGGAGGTATTCTGACACAAGGTCTAGGGTGGAGAAGTATTTTCTGGTTCTTAGTCATTGCGGATGGTGTCGTCTTGGTACCCCTAATCTTGTAAGCCTCTCAAATGAGTCGCCTGGATAATGGCTCATGGATATCAGCTTCTTGCCCGAAACTCTGCGGTCTCTCGTAGGAGATGGTTCCATTCCACCGCCTTCCCTCAGCGCTTCTCCCGTCGAACTCTACCAGCGCCGAAAATTGGCCAAAAAGATGGCGGAGACAGGCGAAGAGCTGGAACCTGTTCAACGTCCTCCGCGCAAACCCTATCGACCATTCTCAACCTTTGCTATTCTCCTCGTACCAGAAATCTTCTTggctttcttctttgcgtCATTACTTTACCTCCAGTTCTACTCTAGTTTGACTCTCTTCTCGACCGCCTTGAAAAACTCCTATGGTCTCTCCGAACTTAAGATCGGTCTTTGTTACCTGTATGTTCCTTTCCCAGGTGGATTTTTAGTCAAAGCTAACGTACTCCCAGTCCATCGGGCATAGGCAgtatcatctcttcccagtTAAACGGTCGTCAACTCGACTATTATTTCCGTCGAGAAGAACGTCGTGTCGGGGGCGATTATCGAGCCAAACCGGAAGAGTTCAATATAGAAAAAACGCGAATCAGGTGCCTGTATCCCTTTGCAATCTGCTCTTGTATAGCCACCGTGGCACAAGGCTGGTGTCTTCAAGCAAAGGCCAATCTTGGAGCTACGCTGGTGATGAATTTTCTGGTGGGCTTGGGATCAGGAACGATTGGGAGTGGTGAGTTACTCCCACGTTAGGGCTGCTTTTCATAACTTGGGGCTTAAGCCTTTCGCGTAGTCACTGTATACGGACAAGATATCAAAAGTAATAAAGGTGGGGCCGTATCTGCCGCTGTGAGTTTAGCTTTACAGCTATCTATAATATAAGCTGACACTCAAACAGCTCAACCTTGTGAGATGCATTTTTGGAGCCATAGGTGTCGCTTCCATGTAAGTCAACGTTCCTTTTTCAattttatttattattgCCAGATAAGGAACTGATgatccttcaacctcaaaaGTCAATCAATGTACAGCACATTGGGTGCCGGCTGGACTtttgtccttctttcaggCTTGGTCGTGCTTGCCACTCCTTGTCCTATCATTGTTACTATGAAAGGACGAACCTGGAGGGACACGAggaaagcgaagaaggaggcgaagaaagagaagaaggaggcgaAGAAACAGATAAAAgaggccaagaaggaaaagatgaaaatggaCGCGGAGATGGCGGAGAAACAAACAAATTCTTCGGATGCAAAAAGAGGAGCAAAAGGTGAAATGGTCGATAGAACAAATGTAGAAGCAGGAGTTGGGACAAAGGTGTGACGCATTTAGATCATTACAGTTCATGACGGTATAATACCTAATCCTTGCACATATGGGGTTACAGGTTGTATTTTTAGTGCAATGCATTTATGGATTACTTATAGATTACTTTTAGATTGCTTTTTAATTATACATATGCTTATGCTATCCCCTCACAAGTAGTTATACAGAGatgcttcttcccctccgctttttttttcttctttctttcctgGCCCTCATCTCCTGCCGAAACTCTCACCAGCCAGATATGCAGgcctccccttccttcccctacTCTGATCCCTTTGTTCTCTATTCATACTCGCCTCCCTGCTCCTCACTCCCCTATCTCTCCCTCTATCTTCCTCATGCACTGCACCAAGCTCTTGACCGTACTCATACCTCTCAAACTGAGGACTATTCCACCTCGCGTGGGTGAGAGGTGTACTCCCCAAACCAGGTGTGACTGCCGGACTGGCTTCAGCCCATGAAGTATGAAGTGTTTCGCCCCATCCCATATGACCACCGCTCCCCCCGccgagagaaagagagggcgAATCGCGCGCTTGGCTACGAGACCGAGAAACGGAGGGTGATGTACTAGCTTGAGAGCGTCTTGATCTGGAACGTGATTTGACATTGGGCGTCATCACAGGTATCGGCATGACCACCCCCACCCCGGCCGCTGGTCCTGCCGGTCGACCGTACGCTCCCCCCGTCCCTAAGCCACTCTCCGTGAGACCCATCCCCATCGCGCCTTTGAATCCTGAAGGCTGGATTGGTGCCGATTGGGGTAACATCCCTCCACCCTTGTTTGCACTCTGCGATCTTGAGCGAGATGCAGCTGTGGAGTACGACGCATCAGCTGGTTGAATAGTGAAAGGCGTGCCCTGATTAGACGGCGTAGCTCCCTGGGGACGAGCGTATgataaagatgatgagctggAGTTGCTAGCGGGAACAGATGGAGTCCAAATGGCGCCGGGGGGGATGCCACGGTGAGTAGACCGGCCGCGGTTGAGGTCAACTTGTTCGAGGTTTCTAGATAATTCGGGCGCATCAAAGGTGAATATTGGAAGGTGACCGGATGATCTCGAGCGCGATGCACTGGCTGATCGAGAGCGTGGGGGCGGCGGCGGGTCTTGGGGATGTAGagtatgatgatgatgaggatgatcgAATGGTGTTCGGGTATGTTCTTCTGGGAATACACCACCGTGGAAACTGTGTCCTCTGTCTCTTGATCTGGATACACTGGCGCTCTTTTTCCCCCTTGGATTACGCGATGAAGACGACATGATGGGCATCGGCTGACTGGCCCCGTCTCTCCGCGTTGGATCCATAAACCCATCACCCATGCCtatgcttcttccaatcctAACTCTTGACCGACTCCTCGACTTGCTCCTACTCTGCACTTCCTTCCAACCCAACACCGCATCACTTCCCCTCACCCTTACTATcgtccatcttctctccctgtCTCCGTCCAGACATCCTTTCAGACACTCGAGCCATTCTTTACCCAAGTTGGGCGGTTCATCCCATGTCCCACGCAGGATCTTCATTTGAAGCCTTGGGTCAAATGGATCGAAAAACGGGAGTCTTCCTGTCAAAAGAGCATGCAGGACGACGCCTATCGCCCATATATCTTGAGCCAGGGAAGGCCTCAGAGGAGGTGCACGTAACAGCTCGGGTGGTGCGTATGGCAAGGAggcagaagggaaagatTGATTATGCGAGGGGCTAGGAGCGTGACTGTTCTCGTGCAAATGGTGTTCGTTGAGAAGGCGGTGTGGTGTGTGAGAATTGTGGCTGCGATAGGGAGAAGGCATCCTTGACGATCCTCTTGAGAAATTGCTAGGCAAAGTCGAGTGTCTGTTCACCCCTGCCGTAAGCGGCGGCGGGATTGTTACTGGTCTATCTTCCTGCCTGCCCACCATTTGCGCCATGTAAAAGTCGCAGACCATGACTTTACCTTGATGATCCACCAAAAAGTTGTCCAACTTCAGATCACCATGCAATAATCCGCCTGGAAAGCCGGGGAAGCCCTCATGCATGGCGGATACAGCTGCAACCACACCAGGGAACCATTTCCGCGCAGTCTTGTCTGATCCGCCTTCTCGGTTGAGCACGTCCAACAATGACCCGCCTGGAAGATACGGAGTGAACAAAAACGTCGCGCTTGGCGTCCTGTGCATGTCgaggagtggaaggagcGAAGGGTGTGGGGGCAAGTTCTGCCATGTCTtgatttcctcctcaaacttTTCCACCGACCCCGTCTTGTCTGACAAGTCATCTCTCTTGACAATCTTACATGCAAGGACCTTTCCGCTGGAGCGCAGAGTCGCTTTTCTGACCGTTGAAAaacctcctctcccaaccAGCTTGCCCAAGGTGTAATCTTTGACTCTTGCGCCCTCCGCATCAGGCGCCAGTTGTGTTGCTGAGCTCGATGAGCTGAAATGAGAGAGGAATGCGCTTGCAGGGGAAAAGGCGCTGGAGGAGAGATCCGATATGCTCGGAGATGGCGGCCCGGATGGACCTGGgtcagaaaggaaggatggCGATATGGAATGCGCTGGAGAGAGTGACGATGGGCGTGCTGGTGCAGCATGGTGGGAGAACAAAGGGTGGCGAGAAGCTGCAGGAGGTGCATTCCCCACTGAGGTGTTTATATTGAGCTGGCCATGACTGGGCTGTGGTGACAAGCTGGACCCCGCTTCACCAAAACTGAcccctcctcgtcctcttaGACCTGCCATCCCGCCCAGGTCTGCTGCGCCTATCGCTCCTTGTGCACTGCTCTCGGCTCCTCGTGATGAATTTGAGGCAGTTTCATAGCCTGTAGCTCTTGACGCATGTAGCCGCTGGATAAAAAGAGATGCAGGAGACTGTTTTGGAGAACTCGCTGCACTGTCAATACCAGAAGTACTTGGCTGTTGTGATGGTGCTTGGGAGGGGGGTGTTGGACGGTTTGACGCATGCAGCATCCTGTGTGTGATGTCAGTGGTGTGTGGTGCGAGGTGGAACGTGGTGAGATATACGTACGAAATGACGCTGCGTGCTGTGAGCTCTGACTAGTTGCGTGTGAGTGTGGGAGTCGCTCTGGATGAGCTGGGGATGGGATGTAAAGacgaaaggaaaagaagtgaAGATATTGTCAAAGTGGATGTATAAAGCGACGGCGAGTGGATACAGCGTCCACAACGAGGCTCCTCATTTCCATTCCGGACCGATGCTCATAATTTATAACCGCCCAAGGAACAAACGCCGTATCCGACAAATCATCTATCCTTTATTCTATTATAATCAATACATACTATACAACTATGTACATCTTATTCCTCAGAGAaccaatcctcttcttccgcattTCCGCCTTCACGCTCCCCCTCGTCCTCGCTTCCCAACTCATCCACCATCTCGCTCGGCGCATCCAGATCATTAGGATCACGGACCAACTTGTCCCCTCGCATCGTATgcgtcttcatcaactcGCCATGATATCTCTTGTCATCCGGTGTGCCTTTCAGCTCTGCCACAAATGACTCCATCCGGTCTCTGAATTTCCAGCAATGTGTAGCGTAGGATGTCGGCGTCCGCTTGGGGAACTGTTCGTTCTTGATTAACAACATAGTCATAATTGCTTTACGAAAGACTTACACCCTCGGGATTCTCTGACCATGCTTGCCATGTCAAATAACTAGGCAATACTGTAGTCAAACCGTTATTCACGACATGTGCCGCCATGGCccgctcttcatcttctgtgAAACTATGCTTGGAAGTGACCACTTTGGCTCTTTTGCGAGGCGGTTTCGTCATTGCCAGATCTTGTGGGTAGGCGAATGCAGTAGGAGCAGATCCAGACGGGGCTGCTGCGAGGACGAACTTCTTTTCCcgttccttttctctttctttttccgcatccttcttcgccctctccctctccctctccttattccttgccttctccctctcctttttggCCAGGTAGGCAAAACGGCCCTTTTTCGTCTTCCAATTCGTATAGTAAATTTGCCATGACCCTTGCATGTACACTCCCACCTGCCTCTCTCATTAGCCACCATAATCTTGcacaaagaaaaaaaacgaAAAAACTCACTGTTTTTTCTAGCTCTATCGCTATATCCGCCCGACTCattcccttcatctcccatcctttATACCCCTTCTCAAAGATCTGACACATCATCTCATTCGTCATATACTCTGCATTTCCCGTCATCCCTATCCTGCTcccaccagcaccagcaccagcgCCACCGCCAGCACTCGAGGGTGAGAGTTCATCGTCTGAACTATCCGATGACAGATCAGAAAGCTCAATCGATGATGGGGACCGCGACCGCGACTTGCGTCGACGGTTTCCCGGACGGCttgacgacgaagaaggacgGGCGAGGCTTGCATTCGCGTTCGCATTCGCGCTCGTTGTCTGAATCGAACGGTTAGGTGCGGATaacgacgatgatggggCGGGGCCGACACGAGCGGTGATGCGGATAGAAGGAGAATTCGACGTGAGGAGTGCGGGTGTGTTGGACCGTGATCCATCGTCTACTTTGTTTGATGATGCACGTTGTTTTTGCCATCTGGCAAAATAACTTGCCCAAGTGGGAGAGATATAGACACCGTACTTGTCCGCAAGGTATTCACCCGCCTGAGTGTAACTCAGCCCCGCTTTTGAAATCTTTTCAGATTCCCTTTCAAAGATGGTATCGACATCAGTCCAACTGAGTGTCGATGGGTCCATAAACTTGGTTTGAGGGGTGCTACCATTGTACTGAGAAGGCTGAAGGTTGGTTTCGTTGAATAGGTCGGTAGGTCGTAGATGAGAATTGTCAATGCTGGTGAGAAGATAGGCATACTGGCCTGTTTGGTGGAGCCAGCTTAGATATAAATCTCTCCATGTAGGTAGAGAATATGTCCCATACTACAATCAGACAGTTCGGCAGTTGTTAGAATCCCCCTTTTTCCAAAAGAAATGCAAGTCACACCAGACGCACCTTTTGTCTAAAGTTTGCAATGAGATACTTTTCTCGCACACCCGGACCgagcatcatcttctccaccctAAATAACTCGGCGAGATCTCCCAGCGTCGAATTCCGATCAACTTGCGCAACCCTGTCTACTTCTTCCGGCCATTCTCCATCGGAAGTATACGTCGCATCATCGTTTTCTGCAACTGTGTCCACCTCGGTTGGTCGTTTGGCGCTTGCAATCGCACTAGGTTGTCGGGCATTATGTGGGTTGAGCCGTGAAAGGGGACGAGAGGTAAAGCTGGAGCTGATATTGGCATTGACATTAGGGTTAGAAGGACCTGCACCGGGGGTGGAAGGGAGATACGCAATGGATCCTGTAGAAGATGTTGGTCTGGGATGATTAGGTTGCGATTGAGGCGAGGGCTGCCTTGGGATCTGCGAGAGTGACTGTGACTGTGGTCGTGTTTGTGGTGGTTCAGGTTGTGCGGACGGGGTTTTGGGTTGCGGTTTTAGCGACGTAGGAGTGTGGTTAATAGTCTTGACAGTTCCCCGCGAGTTTAACGTAAACACCGGTGATGGCTGTTGAGTCTGCTTCCCATTCCCGTTCAACCACACCACATTCCCtccattcatcttcaacgtcCCGCTTCCGTTACTCCTGCTAGCCGGTATTCTTGTCGGCATCGGAAGCATggccacatcatcatcgctatCCCCTCCATCAGTTCCCTCATGCctctccttgccttcagTCCCTTTTTCCAACGCCGGGCGTAATCTCGCCGATGGAGGAAACCTTTGCGTCttgacatcttccaacGGTCCTCCAATTCTACATCCTCCCCAGTCATGGTCTTCCCCCAAAAACATCCCTGCATTCGCACACCGGCTGACCCAGCACCTATCCAacatcaccttcacctGCCATggttcttctcttcccatttccgGCGGCTGTCTATCTTGATTTTGTCGGTGAGCATGGCCGGATGGTAGCCGGTCGGGATGGCAGTATGTATGAAGCGTAGGAGATTGATGTGGTGATATGAGAAGTATTTGTGTAGAAATACTATCATGGGATGGTGAGACGTGACCGCCCTCTTTCTATAAATACCGGTGCATGAATGACCACGAAAATGATGTCAGCGATCAATGCGCAAAAAGTACACAAAACCAGCACAACGCAAAAAGATGCACAACAGGGATAATGTAGAATGTTACTTACCCATATAGCTTTGATAAGTCCTAATATATCCTGCATATCCGGGTCTATCCATAAAGAAAGCCCTACTCCAGTGTCAGGATCTACAAAGATTCCATTGCCGTCAAGCAAGTACGTCCGACCACCGGATGGGTAGTATGTGGGCCATACATGTTGAGTTTTGGGACCGGAAGAGAGTTGAATCGGTTCGGAAGGTTGTTGGGAATGTGTAGAAAGCATTTACGGAGTGGATTATAATGAGTTAAGGCTGATgatagagaaggaaggagaaaggaaggaagaaagtaAGATGTCGTGATGATGTACCTATTTACGCATCAGATgaatttgaagatggaaggaaatAAATGGCTTACTCAGATCCTCTAATAGTAATTGTGATTTTAAGCGATAGGTATAGGGGCGCCAGACAGGGTTTGCAAGGGCGTAGAAAAGTCGCTGATTGGCGGTTCGTGTATTtgtgaaaagaagaaaggaaggaagaaaacgaCCTATGGAGAGACGAGAGTATATGAAGGAGCGATGTATGCTGTATGGTACGAGATTATGGAGAAGAGCTGAGGTGAGTCAACTGTGGGGAGGTACACGTGAGCAAGGTGgaagcaagaaggaaggaaggaaggaagtcATGCACGCcgcaggaaggaaggaacgGAACGTTGACGCTGCGTTGCCTGCGTTGAGCGTTGAGTGCCCGATTACTCCTGATGTCACCACTTTATTACCACGTGGCCGGAATAACGGCATTAGCTAGCCTCGCCACAGAGCAGATTGGGCACTGTGGCAGTCCGGGAAGCGGAGCTGCCCGCCTCCGCAACGACGATGACAAGTCGCGAACCCACGTCAAGCAATGAGTTCAAGAATGGCTACTGAGCAATCCTTGTCTTCTGTCACATTCACCTTTAATCTTACTGTAATACAATCAATATGGCCCCTAAAGCGTAAGTCCAGGTGATTCTGCAAAGGCGTAATGCTGACTTTAATGCAGTGACTGGGAAAAATGTAAGCTCGACATGGGATAACACTGGAGCGTTACTAACCTTACCATAGACGATAAGAAGGTCacggatgagaaggaggagaagattgtcgGTGAGCATGGACTCTATTCAGACCTTGATGATTCGATTGCTAACTACTGGACAGCTCTCGATGAGTCCGATATCCAGATCCTCAAGACATATGTCGGTCTTCTACCTCTCTGTGCCCTAGTCCTTGCTTGCAACTAACACG
Coding sequences:
- a CDS encoding CAMK protein kinase yields the protein MLHASNRPTPPSQAPSQQPSTSGIDSAASSPKQSPASLFIQRLHASRATGYETASNSSRGAESSAQGAIGAADLGGMAGLRGRGGVSFGEAGSSLSPQPSHGQLNINTSVGNAPPAASRHPLFSHHAAPARPSSLSPAHSISPSFLSDPGPSGPPSPSISDLSSSAFSPASAFLSHFSSSSSATQLAPDAEGARVKDYTLGKLVGRGGFSTVRKATLRSSGKVLACKIVKRDDLSDKTGSVEKFEEEIKTWQNLPPHPSLLPLLDMHRTPSATFLFTPYLPGGSLLDVLNREGGSDKTARKWFPGVVAAVSAMHEGFPGFPGGLLHGDLKLDNFLVDHQGKVMVCDFYMAQMVGRQEDRPVTIPPPLTAGVNRHSTLPSNFSRGSSRMPSPYRSHNSHTPHRLLNEHHLHENSHAPSPSHNQSFPSASLPYAPPELLRAPPLRPSLAQDIWAIGVVLHALLTGRLPFFDPFDPRLQMKILRGTWDEPPNLGKEWLECLKGCLDGDRERRWTIVRVRGSDAVLGWKEVQSRSKSRSRSRVRIGRSIGMGDGFMDPTRRDGASQPMPIMSSSSRNPRGKKSASVSRSRDRGHSFHGGVFPEEHTRTPFDHPHHHHTLHPQDPPPPPRSRSASASRSRSSGHLPIFTFDAPELSRNLEQVDLNRGRSTHRGIPPGAIWTPSVPASNSSSSSLSYARPQGATPSNQGTPFTIQPADASYSTAASRSRSQSANKGGGMLPQSAPIQPSGFKGAMGMGLTESGLGTGGAYGRPAGPAAGVGVVMPIPVMTPNVKSRSRSRRSQASTSPSVSRSRSQARDSPSLSLGGGSGGHMGWGETLHTSWAEASPAVTPGLGSTPLTHARWNSPQFERYEYGQELGAVHEEDRGRDRGVRSREASMNREQRDQSRGRKGRPAYLAGESFGRR
- a CDS encoding tRNA (uracil-O(2)-)-methyltransferase; the encoded protein is MMVAPKGSQWSEINTTRHFSSTQSPLSNSDSRWTRLVSAPCDFSLSVFISTLKTLSLHPEKLFQVVLRGDILPLHQSSMTDRFSKGAEDGVKAAIPGLELVERIRTRLVPNQPQRYIKLDQTSSIYRFSGHPEIAPQENSDITTQNDFGLVIFTPEVNSIEQIPYYYPQVNHIAFLWDSSNIDDSCEEGTEVRTRISVHYLHPKSPSLMSHASTDAHLPLTHPAIRGMTSRLNKPKRRSPLATVSQESNVDRCQELRVVDRSQLESDGMARSTEELEDDLYKQCEHLLEKLFKYSQFANSPVLHPKNGAVRPPESFESLYLLLQDRHRHLNPSLSKTDMVKHRLSKLQATPSDDSGIPANNVSEWGQRDVAVAAYLMLLWKDMYPERPSISDKGEGEDGREWDTWGRPEGGFVDLGCGDGLLVHILISEGYIGKGYDLRPRPSWNMYPTRTKDALVKQPLDLPAWFPHAEKEWELGSWPMREECVVRDGIFIIGNHCDELTPWLPLLSIIPSPPVPYISLPCCLHTLDSTYSRVEFAHTSQWSNPSVLLPAELNPTKSIYDSYIAWLGWCSSRCGWEWDIDKVGRGMAFGKGWAIIGRKRRASAEDNVKCRAWVLAGVEAVRRRGLFKVKENEDDDHTR